Within the Devosia lucknowensis genome, the region TCCTGCTGCTGTTCTCGCCTCGATGGCTGTTCCTTTATCCCGGCGTCGCGCTGCTCTGGATCGGCCTTGTCGTCGGCAGCCAGCTCCTGCAGGGGCCGGTGCGCATCGGCGTGGTCAATTTCGACGTCCATACGCTGCTGGTAGCCTCGCTCTGCGTGATCATGGGCACGCAGTCGATCGCCTTTGCCATCATTGGACGACGCTTCGCCTCACGCTATGGCTTCATCCCGCGTTCTGGCACCTACGACCGCTTGCTCGAAAGCCTGACGCTCGAACGCATTCTACTCGTGGCCATTATTCTGATGCTCGGCGGCCTGATCGCCATGGGGTGGGGCCTGTGGGAATGGGCGCGGCGCGACTTTGGCCCACTGACATCGAGCGGTACGCTTCGCGCCGTCATCCTCGCCATGACGGCTCTCGTCACCGGGTTCCAGCTGATGATGAGTGCCTTCATGTCGTCCATGATCAACATCCCCATCTACGAGCGCCGCCTGGCCGACCAGCCGGTGCCCGACGACCAGTTCCGCCGCCGCTCCGACCAGGCCTAGCCTCACATGCTCGATCCTCTCGTTCTTCTTGCACTGATGGCTGTCGGCATGCTGGCCGGCTTCGTCGATGCCATTGCCGGGGGCGGGGGCATGATCACCGTGCCTGCACTGCTCTCCGCCGGCCTGCCGCCTGTTGCCGCCCTGGGCACCAACAAGATGCAGTCCATCGTCGGCACCGGCATGGCCGCCCTGACCTACTGGCGGCGCGGCTATGTCAACCTGCCCAGCCTCGTCCCCGCCATTGCGCTGACATTTGCCGGCAGTTTTCTCGGTGCCCTGACCGTCAGCAAGCTCGACACGTCCCTCCTCACCATCGCTGTGCCTGTCGCCCTGATCGGCATTGCGCTCTACTTCCTGTTTGCGCCAAAGCTCTCCGACGCCGATAGTACGGCAAGGCTGCGTTTCGGTCCCTTCGTGCCGGTGATGGGTTTTCTCATCGGCTTCTACGACGGCATTTTCGGTCCTGGGACCGGTTCATTCTTCACCATCGGTTTCGTCTTGTTGTTCGGTCTTGGCCTTACTCGGGCGACGGGCAGCACCAAGGCTCTCAACTTCACGTCCAATCTGGCGGCGCTGGCCATCTTCATCCCGCAAGGCGCGGTCGTGTGGCCGGTAGCCATCGTCATGGCGCTGGGCCAGGTCATCGGTGGCTATGTCGGCGCCCGCACCGGCATCCGATACGGCGCCAAGGTCATCCGTCCGCTGGTGGTCGTGGTATCCATCGCGCTGGCGATCAAACTTCTGGTCTTTCCCTGATCCACAGCCAAATCGTCTCGACGCGTCGCGCATGATCTGGCGCCGGTCGGCTTTTGGCCTCCGGTTGGCGTGAAACTGACGGACCCCGAGGCGGGCAGCGCCTCATGAGAACAAAAAGTACGAGACGAGAACCGCCCCGGGGCGCCGGTTTTTGGAACTGATCGGCGGCGGGGGATCGCTCGTCCCGTCGCGGCCGGACTGGAACCTGTGGGAGAGGCAAGACCCCCACCCGGCTCACCCGGCCACTGTTCCCGCCATCTGGGCACAGCCCATATGGCCTTCTCACATAAAATCGCTCCACAGGAGCGATTTTGCCCAAGGGCCGGCTCGAAGCCTACAGACCGCCGCGCCGGCTGATGGGAAGGAGTATGGCGGCGGTAGGGGAGGCGGGGATAGATTTCTCAAAGGAAAAAGCCCCGGTGTTTCCACCGGGGCTTTCCACAAAGATCGTGACTGGGAAGAAACGACCCTTGAAGCTGAGTGCGATTGGACGCTGGACTTAGAAGTCCATGCCACCCATGCCGCCCATGCCGCCGCCGCCCGGCATTGCCGGAGCTTCGGCCTTCGGGGCCTCGACGATGGTGGCTTCGGTGGTGATCAGCAGCGAAGCAACCGAGGCGGCGTCTTCGAGAGCGGTACGAACCACCTTAACCGGGTCGATGACGCCGGTGGCAACCAGGTCACCGTACTCGCCCGTCGCGGCGTTGTAGCCGAACGAAGCAGCCGGGTTTTCGAGGATCTTGTCGACAACGACCGAGCCTTCGGCGCCGGCATTGTTGGCAATGGTGCGAACCGGGGACTGCAGGGCGCGACGAACGATCGCGATACCGGCTTCCTGGTCGGCATTGGCGCCCTTGGCCTTGATGGCAGCCGAAGCGCGGAGCAGGGCAACGCCACCACCCGGAACGATGCCTTCTTCGACGGCAGCGCGGGTTGCGTTGAGCGCGTCATCGACGCGGTCCTTGCGTTCCTTGACTTCCACTTCGGTCGAACCGCCGACGCGGATCACGGCAACGCCACCGGCGAGCTTGGCCAGACGTTCCTGCAGCTTTTCGCGGTCGTAGTCCGAAGAGGTCTCTTCGATCTGCGCCTTGATCTGGCCAACGCGGGCCTGGATCTCGTCCTGGGTGCCGGCACCGTCGACGATCGTGGTGTTTTCCTTGGTGATTTCGACGCGCTTGGCAGTGCCGAGCATGTCGAGGGTCACGTTCTCGAGCTTGATGCCGAGATCTTCGGAGATCACCTGGCCGCCGGTGAGGACGGCGATGTCTTCGAGCATGGCCTTGCGACGGTCACCGAAGCCCGGAGCCTTGACGGCAGCGACCTTGAGGCCGGCGCGCAGGCGGTTGACGACCAGGGTCGGCAGGGCTTCGCCATCGACGTCTTCGGCGATGATCAGCAGCGGGCGCTGCGACTGAACGACGGCTTCGAGGATCGGCAGGATGGCCTGCAGGTTCGAGAGCTTCTTTTCGTGCAGCAGGATGTAGGGGTCTTCGAGCTGTGCCGTCATCTTTTCGGCATTGGTCACGAAGTAGGGCGAGAGGTAGCCGCGGTCGAACTGCATGCCTTCGACGACATCGAGTTCGGTTTCGGCGGTCTTGGCTTCCTCGACGGTGATCACACCCTCGTTGCCGACCTTCTGCATGGCTTCGGCGATCATCTCGCCGATGGCGGTTTCGCCGTTGGCCGAGATCGTGCCGACCTGTGAGACTTCAGAGGACGAGGTGATCTTCTTGGCCGAGCCCTTGAGGCTCTCGATCACGTCGGCGACGGCGAGGTCGATACCGCGCTTGAGATCCATCGGGTTGAAGCCGGCGGCAACAGCCTTGACGCCTTCGACGACGATGGCCTGGCCGAGCACGGTCGCGGTGGTGGTGCCGTCACCGGCAACGTCGTTGGTCTTGGAAGCGACCGAACGCAGCAGCTGCGCGCCCAGGTTCTCGAACTTGTCTTCGAGTTCGATTTCCTTGGCGACCGAGACGCCGTCCTTGGTGATGCGCGGGGCGCCGAACGACTTTTCGATGACGACGTTACGACCCTTCGGGCCGAGGGTGACCTTCACCGCATTGGCGAGGACGTTGACGCCGCGCAGCATCTTTTCGCGGGCGTCGGTCGAGAACTTTACTTCTTTAGCGGCCATGTGAGGCGCTCCTTAGTAAGGGTTGACGGACAAGAGGGGAGGCGAAGCCTTAGGCTTCGATCACGCCCATGATGTCGCTTTCCTTCATGATGATCAGGTCTTCGCCGTTGAGCTTGACCTCGGTGCCGCTCCACTTGCCGAACAGCACGCGATCGCCGGCCTTGACGTCCAGCGCATTGATCTTGCCGTTTTCATCGCGGGCGCCGGGGCCCACCGAAACGATCACGCCCTCAGAGGGCTTTTCCTTGGCGGTGTCGGGGATGATGATCCCGCCCTTGGTCTTTTCTTCACTGTCGACGCGACGGACGACCACGCGGTCATGCAGGGGACGGAAGCCCATGATAAGTACCTCTTGGCATCATTTCTGAATGCAATTTCGGACCTGTTAGCACTCGAACTTGCTGAGTGCTAACAAGCTGCCGGGGATATAGGGATGCCTGCCGAAGGGAGTCAAGGCACGCATCCCAAAGAATTTGGCCTCTCCAACCGCAGATCGAACCGAAGGTTTTGGTCACGCGTTAGGAGACTGACCACCAGACACGAACAAGGAGCCGGACATGGTTCAGCCCACATCCTCCCTGGCGACAGTTACCCCCGTTGCGGGCCGCGTGCATTTCTCCTTCGACGACGCCGAGATCGCCAGCTCTACCAAAGCCTTTCGACTGGATCATGACGGTCGGGAGCCGATCTACTTCGTGCCGCTCGAAGATGTGCATCCCGGCATTCTGGAGGCGTCCGATACCGTTCGCGAGGAAGCAGGGCCCGGCGAAGCGCATTTCTACACAATCAAGACGCTGACCGCCGATGGCGTCGATCAGGCATGGTACTTTCCATATGCAGACGGCGACTATGGCCTGATCAGGGACATGCTGACCTTTGGCGGGGAAAAAGTCGCCGTGCGGGTCTCGGACGTCTAGTCCACGGGCGGGGCCATCGCCCAACATTCCCTCTTCCCCATGCTCCCACTCTGGGCCATAAGCAGCACCATGAGCGAAAAATCTTCTTACCAGATCAAGCTGTCCCGCAAGGGTGGCGTCGGCGCAAACACCAACTGGCACTGGGAAATCCAGGACGCCGAGGGCACTGTCGTCAAGACCGGCAGTGCCGTGGGCGAAGAGCACAAGGCTTTTGCCACCGCGCGCGTCGCCAAGGAAAAGCTGGAAGCGGGCAAGTAGCCCGCCTGTCCCCGATATCACGAGGTCTTACCGGCCTCGGGAATAGGACTGCGACGTGACTGCGCCCGTCGATGCGCCAGACCATTCGCCTTCGCCGCACCGTATCGGCGGGCCGCTGCGTGGTATCCTGCTCAAAGTCGCCTCGGTCTGCTGTTTCGTGGTCATGGCGACGATGCTCAAGGCGACCGTCACGGTGCCATCGGGGCAGATGGTCTTCTTCCGCAGCTTTTTTGCCATGCTGCCGGTGCTGGCCTGGCTGGCCTGGAACCGGCGACTGGCGCATGCCTTCCAGACCAAGCGTCCCATCGGTCACGTGGTGCGCGGCCTTGTCGGCGTCGCGTCCATGAGCCTGGGCTTTTTCGCCCTGACGCGCCTGCCGCTGCCCGAAGCCACCGCCATCGGTTATGCGTCGCCCATCATCATCGTCATTCTCTCCGCAGTTCTGCTGCAGGAGCGGGTCTATATTTTCCGCTGGACCACGGTCATCGTCGGGCTGGTCGGTGTGATGATCATTCTCTGGCCCCGCCTCACGGTATTTTCGGGCGGCGACGGCCTCGCCGATACCGAGGCCATTGGCGCGATCGCGGCGCTGATGGCGGCCTTCCTCACCGCCTTCGCCATGCTTCAGGTCCGCACGCTGGTGCAGACCGAGCGCACCGAGGCCATCGTCACCTACTTCTTCATCAGCGCCAGCATCCTCAGCCTGCTTACACTGCCGTTCGGCTGGATCTGGCCGACGCCCGAGCAGACGGCGTTGCTGATCGGGGCAGGGGTGTTCGGCGGTATCGGCCAGCTATTGCTTACCAATTGCTATCGCCATGCGGACATGTCGGTGATCGCGCCGTTCGAATATGTGTCGCTGATCCTGACCATCGTCATCGGCTTCGTCATCTTCGCCGACGTGCCGACCCCGACCATGGTGGTGGGCGCATTGATCATCGTGGGATCGGGGATTGCCGTGATCCTGCGCGAACGCTGGCTGGGCCTCGATCGCGCCCGCGCCCGTGAGGCGAATACGCCCTAGAACCGACCGCTCAGCCGGCGACGGCCATGTCGGACCAGCTCTGGCGCTTGCGATAGATCGTCGACGGGCTGATCTCGAGCGCCGCTGCGGCCATCGAGATATTGCCCCCGAAGGTTGCGATGGCGTCCTCGATGATGCGCTGCTCCTGCTGCCACATGGGCAGGATGCTGCGCCGGTCCGCGCGCGGCGCTTCCACCGGAACCTGGGCGGGCGCAACCTTGGATTCGATATCGGCAGCTTCGATCATCGCGGCAGTGATCTCGCCGCCGTCGAACATCACGACAAGCCGCCGCACTAGGTTCTGGAGCTGGCGCACATTGCCGGGCCAGTCTGCGGCGGTCAGATGTTGGGCTGCATCCTGGGTGATGCCGGCGAACGTCTTGTGCTCCTCGCGGGCATAACGGGCCAGGAAATGCCGGGTCAGTATCATCACGTCGCTCGGCCGCTGGCGCAGCGGCGGCAGATGGATGGGCAGCACGTGCAGCCGATAGAACAGGTCTTCGCGGAACTGCCGGTCGGCGATCATCTGCATGGGATTGCGATTGGTCGCGCAGATCACGCGGACATCGACCTTGCGGGCCGCCGTCTCGCCCACGCGCGAAATCATGCCGGTCTGGAGGAAACGCAGCAGCTTGGACTGCAGCGACAGATCCATCTCGCCCACTTCATCGAGGAACAGCGTGCCCCCGTCGGCCAGTTCCGCCGCGCCCTTGCGATCGTCATGCGCGCCTGTAAAGGCGCCCCGCACCACGCCGAAGAGTTCGCTCTCCATCAGGTCGCGCGGGATTGCGGCGCAATTGATGGCGACGAAGCGATTGCCGGCCCGCGGTCCCTTGCTGTGAAGAGCCTCGGCGCAGACATCCTTGCCCGTGCCGCTTTCACCCGTGATGAACACCGGGGCCGAGGATGTCGCCACGCGCCCGATCTGCTCGTAGAGAAACTGCATTGCGCTGGACGCGCCCACAAAACCCGCGAAATCGGTTACGACGGGATTGGGCTCTGCCTCGACGCCCAGCGAGCGTGGGCGGCCATGACGTTGCGCCAGTTCGGCAAGA harbors:
- a CDS encoding DUF427 domain-containing protein, which encodes MVQPTSSLATVTPVAGRVHFSFDDAEIASSTKAFRLDHDGREPIYFVPLEDVHPGILEASDTVREEAGPGEAHFYTIKTLTADGVDQAWYFPYADGDYGLIRDMLTFGGEKVAVRVSDV
- the groL gene encoding chaperonin GroEL (60 kDa chaperone family; promotes refolding of misfolded polypeptides especially under stressful conditions; forms two stacked rings of heptamers to form a barrel-shaped 14mer; ends can be capped by GroES; misfolded proteins enter the barrel where they are refolded when GroES binds); translated protein: MAAKEVKFSTDAREKMLRGVNVLANAVKVTLGPKGRNVVIEKSFGAPRITKDGVSVAKEIELEDKFENLGAQLLRSVASKTNDVAGDGTTTATVLGQAIVVEGVKAVAAGFNPMDLKRGIDLAVADVIESLKGSAKKITSSSEVSQVGTISANGETAIGEMIAEAMQKVGNEGVITVEEAKTAETELDVVEGMQFDRGYLSPYFVTNAEKMTAQLEDPYILLHEKKLSNLQAILPILEAVVQSQRPLLIIAEDVDGEALPTLVVNRLRAGLKVAAVKAPGFGDRRKAMLEDIAVLTGGQVISEDLGIKLENVTLDMLGTAKRVEITKENTTIVDGAGTQDEIQARVGQIKAQIEETSSDYDREKLQERLAKLAGGVAVIRVGGSTEVEVKERKDRVDDALNATRAAVEEGIVPGGGVALLRASAAIKAKGANADQEAGIAIVRRALQSPVRTIANNAGAEGSVVVDKILENPAASFGYNAATGEYGDLVATGVIDPVKVVRTALEDAASVASLLITTEATIVEAPKAEAPAMPGGGGMGGMGGMDF
- a CDS encoding DMT family transporter gives rise to the protein MTAPVDAPDHSPSPHRIGGPLRGILLKVASVCCFVVMATMLKATVTVPSGQMVFFRSFFAMLPVLAWLAWNRRLAHAFQTKRPIGHVVRGLVGVASMSLGFFALTRLPLPEATAIGYASPIIIVILSAVLLQERVYIFRWTTVIVGLVGVMIILWPRLTVFSGGDGLADTEAIGAIAALMAAFLTAFAMLQVRTLVQTERTEAIVTYFFISASILSLLTLPFGWIWPTPEQTALLIGAGVFGGIGQLLLTNCYRHADMSVIAPFEYVSLILTIVIGFVIFADVPTPTMVVGALIIVGSGIAVILRERWLGLDRARAREANTP
- a CDS encoding sigma-54-dependent transcriptional regulator; its protein translation is MTMTSGSDNALCGQLLLIDADAACARQTGSTLREALLVAPRVTHSAGGRAAADLLRKTRFDVIIADLDSLGDLSPSSEDAMQRLVRLAQGALILAVAGTGSVSAALGAMRAGAHDYVAKPVSGPVLVGRLAELAQRHGRPRSLGVEAEPNPVVTDFAGFVGASSAMQFLYEQIGRVATSSAPVFITGESGTGKDVCAEALHSKGPRAGNRFVAINCAAIPRDLMESELFGVVRGAFTGAHDDRKGAAELADGGTLFLDEVGEMDLSLQSKLLRFLQTGMISRVGETAARKVDVRVICATNRNPMQMIADRQFREDLFYRLHVLPIHLPPLRQRPSDVMILTRHFLARYAREEHKTFAGITQDAAQHLTAADWPGNVRQLQNLVRRLVVMFDGGEITAAMIEAADIESKVAPAQVPVEAPRADRRSILPMWQQEQRIIEDAIATFGGNISMAAAALEISPSTIYRKRQSWSDMAVAG
- a CDS encoding co-chaperone GroES, with product MGFRPLHDRVVVRRVDSEEKTKGGIIIPDTAKEKPSEGVIVSVGPGARDENGKINALDVKAGDRVLFGKWSGTEVKLNGEDLIIMKESDIMGVIEA
- a CDS encoding TSUP family transporter, with amino-acid sequence MLDPLVLLALMAVGMLAGFVDAIAGGGGMITVPALLSAGLPPVAALGTNKMQSIVGTGMAALTYWRRGYVNLPSLVPAIALTFAGSFLGALTVSKLDTSLLTIAVPVALIGIALYFLFAPKLSDADSTARLRFGPFVPVMGFLIGFYDGIFGPGTGSFFTIGFVLLFGLGLTRATGSTKALNFTSNLAALAIFIPQGAVVWPVAIVMALGQVIGGYVGARTGIRYGAKVIRPLVVVVSIALAIKLLVFP